The window ggaggATGAAGGTACCATTAACACAGCATTCTCAAGCCTCAGTTTCTCTGAATTCTCCATTAGTCGATTTAATTCTGACCTAAGGGCGATATTCTCTGCACTCATGGTTTCAACTTTCAGGGCTAGTTCTTCAGTCTCAGCCTAGAACAAAAAGAATATGTCAATATAGATCCTTACCAACCAATACAGACACCATAAAAGGTTCACAAAGATAGAAAGGAATAggaaaatcaaagaaagggCATTTCAGTACCTGCTTTCTCAGCCTTGACCTTCTAGCAGATTCTCTATTAGACTGCTTCCTCCTTTCCCGTTTCAGCTCCCGTTCATCCTGAAAAATAAATGACCCAAAAGCAGAAATAATGAATATACCAGCACATCGAGGGAAACTGTTATGTATGTTACAGATTCAGTTCAGCATCCACTCAACTGAACACACAAACTAAGCAGGTCAATCAATTTCAAACAAAGGATTAATACCTATAACAaactggggaaaaaaaattttggatgaatttcAAACAAAGGGTTAATACCTATTACAAACTGAAATTTTATCACTGGGGATCAATGAAACAGGTCCATTATTGTCAATTAGCAATCTCCACTCATTGTCAAATTGCATAACAACTGAACCTAAGCAGGTCTCTCCAACTCAAAATACATTCAATCAGAATAACCTAATTAACTGGCCAGTTGAAACACTCCAGACATCAGaagcaaggttcaagatttTGATCCTGGTTGAAATATACCACCGAAATGgccaaaatggtcaaaatataCCACAAAAATAGCCGAAGTATGGTCACTTTCAGTGAAAAAACCGAAGCATTGAAGACCCGTCGATTCACATTCTATTTTGTTCCGACAAGTttcgaaaccaaaatatttcgtCAAAAGTCAGTATTTCAACCGAAATTTTGAACTATAAGCAGAACAGGGACCAAAATCTGTGTTGTGTAAAGTGCAATTCTAACCTGCTTGTGGGACCAGATTGGAAAAACACTCCTGATAGGAGCCACTGCAATGTTGCTAAAAAatgattgattaaaaaaaaatcgaaatcaTACCTGAACCCACAGTTCAGATGGTAAAGCATCACAAGCAGGCACCACCACACCTGGTGCAGGAGGAACAGTACCAGAGGAGGTTTTCACATTCCCATTGGAGGAGTCCATAAGCTCCAACCCAGGAATCATGCCAATCGAAGGGGCAGTTCCAACAGATTTTCCTACAACACTAACAGGAGCCACAGTAGCACCCATAGCAGTACCAGGAGTAACATTTGCCTCTCCAACTGGAACAGGATCAAGTTTCCCATCCTTGCCTGCTTACCAAAAgatggaaaaaagaaacaacCCAGAAATCAATGCAGATAATTATAAATTGAAAGATAATACACCCAaaacaagaagaggaaagagtaGTCTGCCATGATTTCAAACAGCTGACCACTAACAAGACAAACCCTTTTGCAGACCACTATAGAGTGCAGTAGCTTGAAATTTCGGCCATTTATTGGcttagaacttgaaagagaggttTCAACTCAAAGGTCACTTTTTCCGAAGTATACAAGGTCTCATATTGTTGGCAGATGATGTATTAGAGAGGGGTTCAATGCGAAGCTAAAACTATGATGAATGTTCTAAAATTCAAAAGCTTTCAGTATAAACcagattaattaaaaatacGAGTAATAGGAAGGCTCATCCACTAGTGAAAAAACATTGTGATTTGACAAAAGATATGTATATAGAACAGAATGGCATAATTTCATTTAGCAACAACATGTACGTGGAATAGGGCTTATTGAGTTAAAACAAATAGCTACAAAGAAGTACATTGAGATATTATTGGAGCCACAGGTTCATGGTATAACACTAGTAGTAGCAGTATGACATGTATCAGCCACAGGTTCACTGATCTTGACAACCTGACCAGTAGACAGAGCAGAGATGGGATGTAAACCTAAAATCACCAAAATTCTGTTTCCATTGACATACATTTAGGCAATCTTGACAGCCTGACCAGTACAAAGTGCAGAGATGGGATGTCAACATAAAACCACAAGAAGTCTGTTTCCATCAACATACATTTTGGGCAACATGGAATAGATAAGTTGGAGCGGCATTGAAGGCataccccaacccaaccaagacaataaagaagaaggaaagagaggagCAAGGATCTGACTGTGCCTCAGATGTAAGTCCTTCTGGCTACCTAATCTTCTACGAGGCAGGGTCCATTGGTCCTCTCTAGTTGTAAGTTAAGTTTCAGTCCAATTCATCAATTTTGACATACATTTTGGGCAATCTTGACAGCCTGACCAGTACACAGTGCAGAGATGAAATGAAAACCTCACACCACAAGAACTCTGTTTCCATCAACATACATTTCGGGCAACATGGAATAGAGAAGTTGGAGCAGCATTGAATGCATGCCCCAACCCAACCAAGAcaataaggaaaaagagggaaagaCGGGAGCAAGGATCTGGTTATGCCTCAGATGTAACTCCTTCTAACTGACTTATCTGCGAAGAAGCAGGGTCCGTTGGTCCTCAATCTAGTAAGTTGACTTTCAATCCAATTCATCAATGTAATGCATCTGATTGATGCTCTgtaaaaaaaagtgaagaacaacaatggccaaaaaaagaagaggaaagtcCCACACATGGTTGACCATATGGTTGAGATAGGAAACTATACAAAGGTCTATCTAGAAGATTCCCCATCTATCCTATGATCCGAATAAACAAATGATCAGTCAACTGGCAGAAATTGGTGAAAGAGCTGGAAAGCCTTGGGGCTGGTACCTTGGTCAGCAACTGTTGAGATAGGCTAGTTACTCGATTGGGGGAACTAGTCCTAGTTGTGTTAGGATTGCAGTCCTAGTTGTGTTTGTGTTAGGATTGCAATCCTAGTTGTGTTAGgattactctttttctttctcttattttttattttccactgttttattgtattttccTCCTCAGCCGAGTGCTAttctgggattcctagttgtactaggaattcctagtaggattaggactgaaGAGTTTTACTTCAATTACATGTACTTCagattactataaataaagggcctgggtgatcgattctgatcactcaagcattcatattcagagcagtctacatggtatcagagccatctcTGATCTGAAGAACAGCTTCCCCTCAATTTTTCTGGTTTCCATCTTCAACACACTCTCGGCttctggttctcttcttctccaactctctcggacTCTCTATTTCATGCAGGGCAGCATCTTTGAGGTGATTCAATGAAGaattagctgctgccctccatGACACCTATCTGAAAATCATTCAAATACTGGGGTGATCTGAACCTGccgcaggtttcctccaacctTGGAGATCAAGCTGCTGCCCTAATCGAGCTGGATTTCTGGTTTTATTTGGAGATTGATTCCTGCACCTTCTGATCTACACCCTATTGTTTTCAAACTGCAGATCCAAAGCTGCAATTTTTTTGCATTCAAACTGCAGATCTGAATTCAATCCACAGCAGATCCAAATCTGCAATTATTTTGCATTCAGATCTGTCCCTGCTGACCTAAATTTTCTCCAATTCAGAGCTTTTATTGGCTCATCCGAAGGGGCCACTGTCTGGAGGACACTTTCTCTGCTACAAGGAAGACACTCGAACCTTGTTTCAGCCAGTTCTAAGGGCTGCAACTCATACAGCCTTAAAACCCAGGGCTCTACTCGATTAGGGTTTCCTATTACATCATCagttttttttctgattttttaaggAACTTTACATGATGTCTGACATCACTTTAGCTGACTCTGATGGGTCTTCTCGACCAGagtatcttccttttgcttctcccacCAAACTAGATGGGACAAACTATTTAATGTGGTCCAGATCCACTTACCTTACAGTTGCTGGCCGTAGCTACACAGGACACCTTACAGGCACTACTCCTATCCCTACTGAAGAAGGAGCTGCCAAGACTAAATGGTTATCCACTGACTCCATGGTCATGTCATACCTTATTCATTCTATGCATCCTTCAATTGCATCGGGCTACCTTCTCCTAGAcactgctgcccagatatggaaGGCTGCCAAAGACACCTAttcacaggtagggaatgatgctcaggtctACGAATTAAGGAAGAAAATCCATGACACCAAGCAGAATGATTCATCAATCCCTCAATACTATGCTGAACTCCGCAAGTATTGGCAAGAACttgatcattactctgattatcagcccactaatgccactgacattgctgcctacagaaagcatgttgacaaaattagggtttatgattttttggctggacttaATGTGGAATACGACCCAATTAGGGTTCAGATTCTAGGCAAAGACGCTTTCCCTACATTGGAACAGTCTTATGCCTTGGTTAACAGTGAAGATCGCCGAAGGACTGCTATGCTCAATACTACAGTTCTGGATCGATCAGCATTGCAGACCGGGGCTGGTTCTACTCCTTCAGTTGCTGATACTTCTAAATTTGAGAAGACATAGGTTAAATGTGAGCATTGTGGAAAATTGTGGCACACCAAGGCCACCTGTTGGAAGATACATGGCAAACCAGCcgactttgaggctaaacgtgcTGCTCGcaaatcgaaaaacaaagctaatcataCTGAAGCTGTCACTCCTACCCCTCCTACTGACACTGGACTATCCAAGGATGAACTTCAGGCTTTCCGTCGTATGTTACAAGCTTCCGCTGCTACAACAACACCTGCCAATTCTTCCACTCCTCCAGGTTCAAATTTAGCTcactcaggtatttcttttgttggtcactgtgcatcggtagtctcctctccctggatcatagactccagtgccactgatcatatgactggatcctccagtATCTTTACTCGTTACTCTCCTACATCTGGTAATGACAAAGTAcgggtagctgatggctctctctcctctatctctggaAAGGGCTCCATCAGTTGCACACCTTCCTTACAGTTAtcatctgttttacatattcctaaatttaccactaatcttctttctatcagtagtcttacccgtgacctaaattgtaaagtaacctttttttcttcacactgtgtgtttcaggatctggcaacgggggcgacgattggatgtggtaagatgcatggtggattgtacctgcttgatacTGGGAGTCTTACTTGACCACCGCTTTTGGCTTCTCCCATCCATCAAAGTGCGttagtttcttctgaacttcaacaatggcataatagactaggtcacccccctttaggaacattatcccttttatttccagcattagctaaagaatgtcataaagatgattttttttgtaaagcctgtgttttggctaaacaacatcgttctacttattctatttctaataaaagaagctcttctccttttaatattgttcactctgatgtttgggggcctagcCGCAAACCATCCCTTAAAGGCcaccgttggtttgtttctttcattgattgttattctaggtGTACATGGGTATATTTAATGCACAACAAAAGTGaagttttctcttgttttcaaaattttcataaaatgattcagacccaatacactgccactctcaagatattgcgtagtgacaatggtaaagaatacatggatggtcagTTTCAGCagtaccttgctgcccatggaatactccatcagaccagttgtgttgataccccagcccaaaatggtgtggctgaaagaaaaaaccgccaccttcTTGAGGTGACtcgggctcttatgtttgcccattgtcccttcccaatattggggagatctTTGTCCCTAAGCTtgcctatcttatcaataggctcCCTACTCGAGTCCTTGACTCTGCCACCCCTGCTTCATTACTGCAGGGGTCCTCCACCTTTGTTGTCCCACCAAAGGagtttggttgtgtctgttatgttcgCGATACCCGATCTCCAGGCAAGCTTGAACCCCGTGGGACCcggtgtatttttttaggttactctccttcccaaaagggatataagtgttaccatcctcctaccTGTCGCACCGTcaccagtatggatgttgtctttcatgaaactctATCTTATTATCACcccacacctcttcagggggagactttTGGTGAAGATGTGATGGTTAACCTTCCCATACAGACCCAGGCCCGAGTCCAACTACCTATTTCACCCACCCCTCAACCGACTGTTGtttcctcccctctcccctctcctgcTTCCCCACCGGATTTTCCCCGGGGGGAGAACTTAGAGGATGCTGAAAATCCTATTGGTGATAATTCCCTTCAGGGGGAGGtgactccagtccaacaaaccattagggaatttcagaagaaaattaacgactctaatctcaaaacatatcacAGGGGACATTCCCAATACAAGCAGCTTCCATCCACTGTAGCTCCAGCACCACTACAGTTGTCGGCCTTGGAACCAGATCGATCTCCAGGTAACATATCCTCTCCTTCAtttcctgatttacctattgctcatcgtaaaggtatTCGGGCTTGTACCCGACACCCCATTTCTCATGTagtctcttatgactccctttctccatcatttcgtacatttgtctcctctctttcttctgtttgtattcTCCAAAATTGGCGGGAAGCTttgcagatggaaagtggaaagcaaGATCgatggaagaaatgcaagccttaaaaaaaataatacatgggaacttgtggttcttcctccaggaaagaaaccagttggatgtaagtgggtgtttgtggtgaaacagaaggtagatggcactgtggatcgatacaaagcacgtttggttgcaaaaggatttactcaaacctatgggatcgattaccaggagacttttgcaccgCCGCGAAATTAAACACTTGTCGAGTGCTACTTTCTTGCAGATGAATCTTGGGTGGGAGTTacaacaattagatgtgaagaatgccttcctccatggagaacttgacgaggaagtgtacatggacattccacctggaTTCTCTTGTGATAAGACCAGCGGgaaagtttgtaaattgaagcgtgctttatatggactgaaacagtcccctcgtGCATGGTTTGGACGATTTCATAAGGCAATGGTCTCTGCAGGCTATAAGCAGAGCAACgctgatcatactttgtttatcaagaaaaatggtgaaaaggtaactctcctaatagtttatgttgatgatattgtggtaacCGGGAATGATAATCATGAAATCACCCAGTTGAAGACTTATCTTGggcgagaatttgaaataaaagatctgggaaaactaaagtactttctagggatagaagttgctagatcttctaaaggcatctttctttctcaaagaaagtacatcctagatttattgaccgagactggaatgctagggtgtcatccttccgatacacctatggatgctactacaagacttaaagaaaaggagggaactCCTATTGATAAAGGTCGGTATCAAAGATTGGTTGGTAAGCTCATCTATCTGTCTCATacaagacctgacatagcagtatCTGTGAGTAtggttagtcagttcatgcatgatccacaCTCCTCTAACATGGATGCTGTTATCCGGATCCTTCGATATTTAAAATCAGCACCGGgtaaaggaattcttttgtctccgaATGGTCATCTTCGTGTCGAAGCATATACTCGATGCGGATTGGGCTGATTCCTCGATAGAAAGTCCATTTCGGCTATTGCTCATTTGTTGGCGGCAATCTTGTTACGTGGCGTAGTAAAAGCGAACGTCGTGGCAAGATCTAGTCTTGAaggagtttcgtgctatggcacaaggtatttatGAAATGTTGTGGCTCAAAGTTTTATTACAAGATATCAGGACTCCTGTtcctcttcccatgatgttgtattgtgacaacaaggctgctattaatattgctcacaacccggttcagcatgatcgtactaagcatgtggaggttgacagacactttattaaagaaaagttggaaggaGGGCTGGTGTGTGTTCCGTTTGTGCAATCTTCTGAccagcttgctgatgtgtttactaaaGGCTTAAGTGGAAAGATTTTTCATCCTACTcttgtcaagttgggcatggttgacatttatgctccaacttgagggggagtgttgagataggctaATTACTCGATTGGGGGAACTAGTCCTAGTTGTGTTAGGATTGCAGTCCTAGTTGTGTTTGTGTTAGGATTGCAGTCCTAGATGTGTTAGgattactctttttctttcttttattttttattttccactgttttattgtattttccTCCTCAGCCGAGTGCTAttctgggattcctagttgtactaggaattcctagtaggattaggactgaggagtTTTACTTCAATTACATGTACTTcagattattataaataaagggcctgggtgatcgattgtgatcactcaagcattcatattcaGAGCAGTCTACAGCAACCTTTTCCCAGGAAAATGCAGAAGTTTTACACTTGTGTACAGTGCGGTACCTAGGCCATTAAGGACTATGATCCCAACAAGACTACTGTTTGGTAAGGAGCATTTTCATACCTGTGGATGGTGAGCCCTCAGAATTTCTTTTCCTATTCGATTTGTCCCCCTAACAGAAGATGAAGATCAAAATTAACATTTCAACTTCAAACATCAGAAACAAGTAATAGAAGGTTCAAAGGAATTTATTGGATGCAAAAGAAGCCATACTCCTGTATTCCCATCGCTTCCATCACTGGAGCCTTCTGTACCACATTCCTCACTGTAAGTGCAGCCACAAATTAAAAAGTTAGTCAGGtcaggaattttttttctgttggggGGGAGagtggggagggggaagaagcAGCGTTTTGTTGAATTTTGAAATATGGAGTTCTAATAGGTCAAATAAATAATGCATTAATCCAAATCCACGACATGTGTATGGCACATGGCAGAGGATAAATAATTACTGCATTCCCAAGAGACCAAGAATGTCCCAATTCCAAAAGCATTTAGTTGAATTTTGGCCTTGGAAATCAAAAAGGTCAAACCCATTAAGTGCTGTACTAATCTAAATCCACACAAAGTGTAAAGCACATGGTAAAGGATACATAAGTCATTGTGTTTCCCAAGATACCAAGAATGTCCCAGTAACAAGAAATAAAAAGCAACTGATTGACAAACCTCTGTGACATCCCATGGGCTGAACCTGTAACAGCATTCTCAGCCTTGCCATTTCCGATTGAGACTGCTAGCCCATCAAACCCTTTCAATTTCTTCATTAAGCCTCGATCTTTACTGGTTGAAGACTTAGCAGGTGGTTCTACACTCAAAGGAGTTGCAACCTGGATCACAATCAAGATAATTAGATCCATGATGCAAATATTCAGGCAACCTgattcacaatcaagataattAAATCCATGATGCAACTATTCAGAAAATTGCTCTTTGCGATCAATATATCACAGTAACATAGACTAGAGgagt is drawn from Telopea speciosissima isolate NSW1024214 ecotype Mountain lineage chromosome 1, Tspe_v1, whole genome shotgun sequence and contains these coding sequences:
- the LOC122638543 gene encoding G-box-binding factor 3-like isoform X1; this translates as MGNNKTVTPKSEKASSPGQEQTNVHAYTDWANIQAYYGPGVIPPPYFNSAVASGHAPPPYMWGHPQPLMPPYGAPYAIYSHGGVYAHPAVPYGSHGHGIPPSPVLSEFMVATPLSVEPPAKSSTSKDRGLMKKLKGFDGLAVSIGNGKAENAVTGSAHGMSQSEECGTEGSSDGSDGNTGGDKSNRKRNSEGSPSTGKDGKLDPVPVGEANVTPGVVVPACDALPSELWVQDERELKRERRKQSNRESARRSRLRKQAETEELALKVETMSAENIALRSELNRLMENSEKLRLENAVLMEKLKNAQLEEEGEMAPNNMESETAPHDSTENLLSRVNNSSSVTSEQEDSEPNENSNSSTKLHQLLETSPRADAVAAG
- the LOC122638543 gene encoding G-box-binding factor 3-like isoform X2 yields the protein MGNNKTVTPKSEKASSPGQEQTNVHAYTDWANIQAYYGPGVIPPPYFNSAVASGHAPPPYMWGHPQPLMPPYGAPYAIYSHGGVYAHPAVPYGSHGHGIPPSPVVATPLSVEPPAKSSTSKDRGLMKKLKGFDGLAVSIGNGKAENAVTGSAHGMSQSEECGTEGSSDGSDGNTGGDKSNRKRNSEGSPSTGKDGKLDPVPVGEANVTPGVVVPACDALPSELWVQDERELKRERRKQSNRESARRSRLRKQAETEELALKVETMSAENIALRSELNRLMENSEKLRLENAVLMEKLKNAQLEEEGEMAPNNMESETAPHDSTENLLSRVNNSSSVTSEQEDSEPNENSNSSTKLHQLLETSPRADAVAAG